A window from Vigna angularis cultivar LongXiaoDou No.4 chromosome 7, ASM1680809v1, whole genome shotgun sequence encodes these proteins:
- the LOC108344694 gene encoding protein OCTOPUS, producing the protein MTPKSQRLSACHRHPTAPITGFCALCLRERLAGIPSDHSPPSPSLRRSKSCSRPAAAAADPRRRSCEVRPRSSLSDLFDRDDLRKSRSRKHASEVRVSNDGDDDADEETKTVKEFIDLELQLRKRNGARDSRNFWNAAAEKFKKWKWKHRAKKNSDADGNVKRTAEKRRARGLRETQSEVGECNLGRRSCDADPRFSIEAGRISFDCPRASWDGCLIGKSCSRLSPMLSVDEDSNSINSNGNNNSVGLGSSGDGRRSFGFDRSSSRRRQSISGLDELKLTSNANVNAKVSPKVSPATFYGAKLLITEKELMDSYVRSSADAVESGCVMESDSKDVSGAANRQKGVKKLQKWRDVWSKLGLVQRTERREDRIGEEECDSGVVDDKPLAESLQRLRRVVNVQASEPVGQKLMRSYSVSCRSPCRTDGFADDSESKGSNGRHEFMFQRNRSVRYSPNNPDTGLLRFYLTPSKSYKRSKAGKSSVKDLHSATKISL; encoded by the coding sequence ATGACTCCCAAATCCCAACGCCTCTCCGCCTGCCACCGCCACCCCACCGCCCCCATCACAGGCTTCTGCGCCCTCTGTCTCCGCGAGCGCCTCGCTGGTATCCCCTCCGACCACTCCCCTCCCTCTCCTTCACTCCGCCGCTCCAAATCCTGCTCCCGCCccgccgccgctgccgccgACCCCCGCCGCCGCTCCTGTGAGGTCCGCCCCCGCAGCTCCCTTTCCGATCTCTTCGACCGCGACGACTTACGAAAATCCCGCTCGCGCAAACACGCCTCCGAGGTTAGGGTTTCCAACGACGGCGACGATGATGCCGACGAGGAAACTAAGACGGTGAAGGAGTTTATAGATCTCGAGCTGCAGCTCCGCAAGAGGAACGGTGCCAGGGATTCCAGGAACTTCTGGAATGCCGCCGCGGAGAAGTTCAAGAAGTGGAAATGGAAACACAGGGCTAAGAAAAACTCTGACGCTGATGGTAATGTGAAGAGAACTGCAGAGAAGCGAAGGGCGCGGGGATTGAGAGAGACTCAATCGGAGGTTGGAGAATGCAATTTAGGGAGAAGATCCTGCGACGCGGATCCGAGGTTTTCGATTGAAGCGGGAAGAATCTCGTTCGATTGCCCTCGCGCTTCCTGGGATGGGTGTTTGATTGGGAAATCGTGTTCTAGGCTTTCACCGATGCTTTCAGTCGATGAAGATTCCAATTCCATTAACAGCAACGGCAACAATAACAGTGTTGGTTTGGGAAGTTCTGGCGACGGTAGAAGGAGTTTTGGTTTTGATAGATCAAGCTCTCGTAGGAGACAGTCAATTTCGGGGCTTGATGAGTTGAAATTAACGTCAAATGCGAATGTGAATGCGAAGGTGTCGCCGAAGGTGTCTCCGGCCACCTTCTATGGTGCCAAGTTGTTAATTACTGAAAAAGAATTGATGGACAGTTATGTGAGATCTTCAGCTGATGCTGTTGAATCTGGTTGTGTGATGGAATCTGATTCCAAGGATGTTTCTGGTGCAGCCAATAGGCAAAAGGGTGTCAAGAAGTTGCAGAAATGGCGGGATGTGTGGAGCAAGTTGGGTTTGGTACAGAGAACTGAGAGAAGGGAGGATAGGATTGGGGAAGAGGAGTGTGATTCTGGTGTTGTGGATGATAAGCCACTTGCAGAGTCTTTGCAGAGGCTTAGGAGGGTGGTTAATGTGCAAGCAAGTGAGCCTGTTGGTCAGAAGCTTATGCGAAGCTATAGCGTTAGCTGTAGAAGCCCTTGTAGAACGGATGGTTTCGCCGATGATTCTGAGAGCAAAGGGAGTAATGGGAGACACGAGTTTATGTTTCAGAGGAACCGGAGTGTTAGATATTCGCCAAACAATCCTGACACTGGCTTGCTGAGATTCTATTTGACTCCGTCGAAGAGCTATAAGAGAAGCAAGGCTGGAAAGAGTAGTGTTAAAGATTTGCATTCAGCAACCAAAATTAGCTTGTGA